A DNA window from Rossellomorea marisflavi contains the following coding sequences:
- a CDS encoding MFS transporter: MKASPTKRNIVLMLISDVTSTYGSTVFNLAMMWFIYSETGSAFGASVIAALSTIAMVVASPLAGVLVDRFDPVKLLRLSLLSASILLGILFLSSLYVDGLTLVFIIYAVVFLLYLAYSITNPAENKVVPNIVSKDKVASLYGMKSSTSQLSSLAGNASSGFLITLFSLAGSILINSVAFLFSALALTFIRVLKPFDKEAPEEERPSMRTQMRQGIEAIKDHPVLKRIALLCVIINIASFGPLLVVLTSSQYGGNAKDFGFLNSAGLVGGVIAGIIIGYIQKKVRPSLLMAAGFIFSGTLLASMALIHTMSIAFILYGSAMFFVTTANIMLQTIMAVIVPENLRGRVNGILTSASVLLIPVSSLLMGWLTDLVGVSWVFLFCGLWIAAIGCVTMLMKDTRNIDIEESLESSTA; this comes from the coding sequence TTGAAGGCTTCCCCTACCAAACGGAACATCGTTCTCATGCTCATCAGCGACGTCACATCCACCTATGGCAGCACGGTGTTCAATCTCGCCATGATGTGGTTCATCTATTCAGAAACGGGCTCAGCCTTCGGGGCGTCCGTCATTGCCGCTTTAAGTACGATTGCCATGGTGGTGGCGAGCCCCCTTGCAGGTGTCCTGGTCGACCGTTTTGATCCTGTGAAACTATTGCGGCTTTCCCTTCTTTCGGCAAGCATCCTTTTGGGTATTCTGTTTTTATCTTCCCTTTATGTGGATGGTCTCACCCTTGTCTTCATCATCTATGCCGTCGTCTTCCTTCTTTACCTTGCCTACAGTATCACGAATCCAGCAGAGAACAAGGTGGTCCCCAATATCGTGAGCAAGGATAAGGTGGCATCCTTGTATGGAATGAAATCCTCCACCAGTCAGCTGTCTTCCCTGGCCGGCAATGCGTCCTCGGGGTTCTTGATCACCTTGTTCTCCCTGGCCGGCAGTATCCTCATCAACTCGGTCGCCTTCCTGTTCTCTGCTTTGGCATTGACATTCATCCGGGTGCTGAAGCCCTTCGATAAAGAAGCACCGGAAGAAGAGCGGCCGTCCATGCGCACCCAGATGCGCCAGGGAATCGAGGCGATCAAAGACCACCCGGTCCTGAAGAGGATTGCCCTCCTTTGTGTCATCATCAACATCGCTTCATTCGGTCCCCTCCTCGTCGTGCTGACGAGCAGTCAGTACGGGGGAAATGCGAAGGATTTCGGTTTCCTGAATTCGGCAGGACTTGTCGGCGGCGTCATTGCCGGGATCATCATCGGGTACATCCAGAAGAAGGTCCGGCCCTCTCTCCTCATGGCGGCAGGCTTTATCTTCTCAGGGACCCTTCTTGCTTCCATGGCCCTGATCCACACCATGTCTATCGCCTTCATCCTCTATGGATCGGCCATGTTCTTCGTCACCACGGCCAATATCATGCTGCAGACGATCATGGCGGTCATCGTCCCTGAGAATCTCCGCGGACGGGTGAACGGGATCCTGACCAGTGCCTCCGTCCTCTTGATCCCGGTGTCCTCCCTATTGATGGGCTGGCTCACGGATCTTGTCGGCGTGTCATGGGTCTTCCTGTTCTGCGGGCTATGGATCGCGGCCATCGGGTGCGTGACGATGCTCATGAAGGATACACGGAATATCGATATCGAAGAATCCCTGGAGAGCTCAACAGCCTAA
- a CDS encoding helix-turn-helix domain-containing protein, with the protein MGQIGKRIRQIRKQKGKTLADVAGDKLSVSMLSLIENGKSNPTMGNLRHIARMLEVGVSELIGESEGETKELWRQVEEYLSEKGFTDPDRVYGLIHPHLDEIAHTYHGAEVFKMYAYLLALKGDQAGATQYIEKAEGVFLNLGHRQKATETRRDLSMFHFLNGQYEEALETILELKRLMENEPEMIDNPSLKIKVFYNIGGIHLALGNREAGRDFLYEAAQESARTRDMTRDHEILSNGGYLALIQGDMERYRYYEDRLALLIQMTDAEEVRFAYYFLKMLHAYLIEGNPEEIIGLHALYEEKPVKDKAMKLVMDSYMHLYLGIAFFHLGEHGKALGYLSQVHVQNPMARHPYDVATKAESYAYTALIHLRKRESEEARKEAIAGREAVLPLVDHPSKDFVLSVYEEVMNQTGAMKEPQGSLHAKWKEQL; encoded by the coding sequence ATGGGGCAGATTGGAAAGAGGATTCGCCAGATCCGGAAGCAAAAAGGGAAAACACTGGCTGATGTGGCCGGCGATAAACTTTCGGTGAGCATGTTGAGCCTGATTGAAAATGGGAAGTCCAACCCCACCATGGGCAACCTCCGGCATATTGCCCGGATGCTTGAAGTGGGCGTCAGTGAATTGATCGGGGAAAGTGAAGGGGAAACGAAGGAGCTTTGGAGACAGGTAGAGGAGTATTTATCGGAAAAAGGATTTACCGATCCTGACCGGGTGTACGGCCTGATCCATCCCCATCTCGATGAAATTGCGCACACGTACCACGGTGCGGAGGTCTTTAAGATGTATGCCTATCTATTGGCCCTGAAGGGGGATCAGGCAGGCGCCACTCAATATATTGAAAAAGCCGAAGGTGTCTTTCTTAACCTGGGGCACAGGCAAAAAGCGACCGAGACCCGTCGGGATCTTTCCATGTTCCATTTCCTGAACGGTCAGTACGAAGAAGCACTGGAGACAATCCTGGAACTCAAACGGTTGATGGAGAATGAGCCTGAGATGATCGATAACCCCTCCTTAAAGATTAAGGTGTTTTACAACATCGGTGGGATTCACCTGGCACTCGGTAATCGCGAGGCAGGAAGGGACTTTCTATATGAAGCAGCACAGGAGAGTGCCCGGACGAGGGATATGACACGGGACCATGAAATCCTTTCAAACGGTGGGTATCTTGCCTTGATTCAAGGGGACATGGAGAGGTACCGCTACTATGAGGATCGTCTGGCGCTGCTCATCCAGATGACGGATGCAGAAGAAGTCCGGTTTGCCTATTACTTTTTAAAGATGTTACACGCCTATCTAATAGAAGGAAATCCAGAAGAAATCATTGGCCTTCATGCCCTTTATGAGGAGAAACCCGTTAAAGACAAGGCAATGAAGCTTGTGATGGACAGTTATATGCATCTTTATCTGGGCATCGCTTTCTTTCATCTCGGTGAGCATGGCAAGGCACTGGGGTATCTTTCTCAAGTACACGTACAGAATCCCATGGCCCGGCATCCTTATGACGTGGCCACCAAAGCAGAATCGTATGCCTACACTGCCCTGATCCACCTTCGGAAAAGGGAATCAGAAGAAGCCAGGAAAGAAGCGATTGCTGGGAGAGAGGCCGTACTTCCACTTGTTGACCATCCGTCAAAGGACTTTGTCCTTTCCGTATATGAAGAAGTCATGAATCAAACCGGTGCCATGAAGGAGCCACAAGGTTCCCTTCATGCAAAATGGAAAGAGCAGCTATAA
- a CDS encoding VanZ family protein: MKRIIKSIIILSFIVYIAVCVNLLFLDQRTFGASEITYAQYIRFSSNFIPFRTIWSYVQALFTGSLPLNIPITNLGGNLIAFLPMGLYLPLLFRRMRSVKALILTMTIMILGVESTQLITKTGSFDVDDIILNVSGSLIGYWIFTWDWVQKLLFVSKENPKRGKAA; the protein is encoded by the coding sequence ATGAAACGCATCATCAAATCGATTATCATCCTAAGCTTTATTGTCTACATCGCCGTCTGTGTGAACCTGCTTTTCCTTGATCAAAGGACATTCGGGGCAAGTGAGATCACGTACGCCCAGTACATCCGCTTCAGCTCGAATTTCATACCGTTCCGTACGATCTGGAGCTATGTGCAGGCTCTCTTCACGGGGTCTCTTCCCCTCAACATCCCGATCACGAACCTGGGAGGGAATCTCATTGCCTTCCTTCCAATGGGTCTTTACCTGCCACTCCTTTTCCGTAGGATGCGCAGTGTCAAAGCGTTGATCCTCACCATGACCATCATGATCTTGGGTGTAGAATCGACCCAGCTCATCACCAAAACGGGTAGCTTCGATGTGGATGACATCATCCTGAACGTCAGCGGCAGCCTGATCGGCTATTGGATCTTTACGTGGGATTGGGTGCAGAAACTGTTATTCGTATCCAAGGAGAATCCTAAGCGTGGGAAAGCGGCATAA
- a CDS encoding DUF7305 domain-containing protein: MFKKYLTNERGMSLMMVLLLMTVLTVLGMGVMSIVINNTKTTSSERDNQSAYYIAEAGITKQMKAAEDAARKLYPLQTTAAGFYTNLESQIVKTTTLTDFASSFGEKPSAKVTIAKVSGENPRRYKITSIGTIGKRTKQLEKTFTISWEMKGGLPLNKDLAVYTDTTISLSGGAHIKGNMGTNSKAASTIRFDGGAGIDGNIYVPKGSENIAIYKPDYMKVPQPQPFKEQAQFQLPPFPSYPSYPLHPNVTVGNEYNKYNVINNGVLQVDNYLAADYELKLNSNTAFKEIKMGSNYTLYINVGNTDKAIVVDHLNVQNGHIILKGTGKLTIYVKNEISMGSGSTVNNDGDIKRLNIYLAKSTASSNVKLGGNQKIFGSLYAENADIEMNGSGGFQGHIFTGGKNVTITGGARAYSTLIYAPNSTFQVLGGGTVKGMIVSRSFEGAGGADVIYESINLNEVPFAPGGSTEIPVGLITSDPVREK; the protein is encoded by the coding sequence ATGTTTAAAAAATACCTCACAAATGAACGGGGCATGTCCCTCATGATGGTCCTCCTTCTCATGACCGTCCTGACGGTGCTGGGGATGGGTGTGATGAGCATCGTCATCAATAATACGAAGACCACTTCATCCGAACGGGACAATCAATCCGCCTATTACATCGCCGAAGCCGGCATCACCAAGCAAATGAAAGCTGCTGAGGATGCGGCACGTAAGCTTTACCCACTTCAAACGACCGCAGCCGGATTCTACACCAACCTGGAGTCCCAAATCGTGAAAACGACGACTCTCACTGATTTTGCCTCTTCATTCGGAGAGAAGCCTTCAGCCAAAGTGACCATCGCCAAAGTATCGGGTGAAAACCCGCGTCGGTACAAGATCACCTCAATCGGGACCATCGGAAAACGAACCAAGCAGCTGGAGAAGACGTTTACGATCAGCTGGGAGATGAAGGGCGGGCTTCCCCTCAACAAAGACCTGGCCGTTTACACCGATACAACCATTTCCCTTTCCGGTGGAGCCCACATCAAAGGAAATATGGGGACGAATTCCAAGGCCGCAAGCACGATTCGATTCGACGGCGGTGCCGGGATCGATGGGAATATCTATGTACCAAAGGGATCGGAGAATATAGCCATCTACAAACCTGATTATATGAAGGTCCCGCAACCTCAACCATTCAAGGAACAGGCACAGTTTCAGCTACCTCCTTTTCCTTCTTACCCAAGCTACCCGCTTCACCCAAATGTGACAGTGGGAAATGAATACAATAAATACAATGTGATCAATAACGGGGTCCTGCAGGTGGATAACTATCTTGCAGCTGATTATGAACTCAAGCTCAACAGCAATACCGCCTTCAAGGAAATCAAAATGGGCTCCAATTATACCCTTTATATCAATGTCGGAAATACGGACAAAGCCATCGTGGTGGATCACCTCAATGTCCAAAACGGACACATCATCCTGAAAGGGACAGGCAAACTCACGATCTACGTCAAGAATGAGATCAGCATGGGATCCGGGAGCACGGTGAATAATGATGGTGACATCAAGCGCCTGAACATCTACCTTGCTAAATCCACCGCATCATCCAACGTCAAACTGGGAGGCAATCAGAAGATCTTCGGTTCCCTCTATGCAGAAAATGCAGATATCGAAATGAACGGAAGCGGCGGATTTCAGGGTCACATTTTCACAGGAGGAAAGAATGTGACCATCACCGGTGGTGCGCGTGCGTATTCCACCCTCATCTACGCTCCGAATTCGACATTTCAAGTACTTGGAGGTGGTACGGTCAAAGGCATGATCGTTTCCAGGTCGTTTGAAGGAGCTGGAGGGGCAGACGTCATCTATGAATCAATCAATCTCAATGAAGTCCCGTTTGCACCAGGCGGAAGTACCGAAATTCCTGTTGGACTCATCACCTCCGACCCGGTCCGGGAGAAATAA
- a CDS encoding PilW family protein, with translation MKKLIHNERGVTLIELLGAMVVLAIVMVLIANVQIFGQKQFVNQTEQVSHEADIRLAMNLLTKEIRSATSISVTNNTIQTDTGKIELKGSTLQKGSKTIGENIASFSAVQQDGNITLTLKSKSNENKKASSLSTTLYIRK, from the coding sequence ATGAAGAAGCTGATCCATAATGAACGCGGTGTCACCCTGATTGAACTGCTGGGGGCCATGGTCGTCCTCGCCATCGTCATGGTCCTGATCGCCAACGTCCAGATCTTTGGACAAAAGCAGTTCGTCAATCAAACGGAACAGGTTTCCCACGAAGCAGATATCAGGCTTGCCATGAACCTCCTGACGAAAGAAATCCGTTCCGCCACTTCGATCTCCGTTACCAACAACACCATCCAGACGGATACAGGCAAGATCGAGCTTAAAGGAAGTACCCTGCAAAAAGGGTCCAAAACAATTGGAGAGAATATCGCCTCCTTCTCCGCTGTCCAACAAGACGGGAATATCACCCTCACCCTTAAGAGCAAGTCAAACGAAAACAAAAAAGCATCCTCATTATCCACGACACTGTACATAAGGAAGTGA
- a CDS encoding type IV pilus modification PilV family protein, giving the protein MKWILQYARNDRGVTLVEILASLVILSVILAVFVPLFGNSMTSTKVSEDMLDATYVAQTTMEELHQQMTTLNETSIGSLKNVTYLRKDTERYYYKKETSDAYIEISIKAPVDGLSSVLVKVYPNSGKSKLLAQMETINRWGKTP; this is encoded by the coding sequence ATGAAATGGATCCTTCAGTACGCGCGGAACGACCGCGGTGTCACCCTTGTTGAAATTCTTGCGTCACTGGTCATCTTAAGCGTCATCTTGGCGGTATTCGTGCCCCTGTTCGGCAACTCCATGACCTCGACAAAAGTGTCGGAGGATATGCTGGATGCCACCTACGTCGCCCAGACGACGATGGAAGAGCTCCACCAGCAGATGACCACGCTGAATGAAACCTCGATCGGCTCATTGAAAAACGTCACCTACCTAAGAAAAGACACAGAGCGCTACTACTATAAAAAAGAAACGTCAGATGCCTATATCGAAATCTCTATCAAAGCACCGGTGGATGGACTATCCAGCGTCCTGGTCAAGGTGTACCCGAATTCCGGGAAGAGCAAGCTCCTCGCTCAGATGGAAACGATCAACCGCTGGGGGAAAACACCATGA
- a CDS encoding histidine phosphatase family protein → MIYVIRHGQTDWNKERRMQGRRGLPLNDYGIGQAHSLRDALNGIWFDHVFSSPQERARQTAEIVSGRSPVIDERLNVIDLGEADGVRLEELKRIGPLPDPEVYKGIEDPNALVRRVFHFMNELQATHRSEENILIAGHRCTTGCIGAYFKGMPEDRNILNLSSDTGGYRTYHFA, encoded by the coding sequence ATGATCTACGTCATCCGCCACGGCCAAACCGATTGGAATAAAGAACGCAGGATGCAGGGCAGACGGGGCCTGCCCCTGAATGACTACGGTATCGGGCAGGCTCATTCGTTGCGGGACGCCCTAAATGGAATTTGGTTCGACCACGTATTTTCCTCCCCTCAGGAACGGGCACGCCAAACGGCAGAAATCGTATCGGGCAGATCACCCGTGATAGATGAACGCCTGAATGTGATCGATCTCGGGGAAGCAGACGGGGTGCGGCTGGAGGAACTGAAGCGCATCGGCCCGCTTCCCGATCCAGAAGTATATAAGGGCATTGAAGACCCGAACGCCCTGGTCCGCCGTGTGTTTCACTTCATGAACGAGCTCCAAGCGACGCATAGAAGTGAAGAAAACATCCTCATTGCCGGGCATCGCTGTACGACCGGCTGCATCGGTGCCTACTTCAAAGGGATGCCGGAGGACCGGAATATCCTCAACCTCTCCTCCGACACCGGTGGATACAGAACCTATCATTTCGCATAA
- a CDS encoding PH domain-containing protein, producing the protein MEPKVSIKHHNLRIKWQFSTIDIPVSDITDVTLDDTYAGEEKRAIRLGFPYGHTDRVVIKTRSETYLLYTSNGGMKDKIETLMKQAAV; encoded by the coding sequence ATGGAACCAAAAGTTTCAATCAAACACCATAATCTGCGCATCAAATGGCAGTTCAGTACAATCGACATCCCCGTCTCCGACATCACAGACGTAACGCTGGATGACACGTATGCTGGGGAAGAAAAACGGGCCATCAGACTCGGATTCCCATACGGCCACACCGACCGGGTGGTAATCAAGACCAGGAGCGAAACCTATCTGCTTTATACAAGCAATGGTGGCATGAAAGATAAGATTGAAACACTCATGAAACAGGCCGCTGTATAA
- the dnaN gene encoding DNA polymerase III subunit beta codes for MKITIMSEVFHQALGDVVRAVSTRTPMPVLTGVHLVATEEGLTLVGSDSDLIITRELPAEAGRLDVEKPGAIVLPARYLAEIVKKLSGPIHLQLIDDTTADIRCGEIKTKLKGFPSDDYPKLPVMEGSETLQLDASQWMEMLKQTVFAVSKSEAKPVLTGVHISMGEGRLKSVATDSHRLAYRETMIDQQIERACIVPYQAIGELIKLWDGKTEAVEVAMNEHHIHCRLGETSLYSRLIDGKYPNVSGLIPEGGETLVKMETKQLLKGVDRACLFAGEWKNHNVYITIHDGRMKLSSAATQLGNIEESQKIIEIEGAEEMKMTLDGKYLMEALRSVKEETVTLQFGGIMKPVVIRPEGNAAHLQLISPVRAY; via the coding sequence GTGAAGATCACGATTATGAGTGAGGTGTTCCACCAGGCGTTGGGAGATGTGGTGAGGGCGGTTTCGACGAGAACGCCGATGCCGGTGCTGACGGGTGTGCATCTTGTAGCGACGGAGGAAGGGCTCACGCTTGTCGGCAGCGATTCCGACCTGATTATCACGAGGGAGCTGCCTGCTGAAGCGGGGAGGCTCGACGTTGAGAAGCCGGGAGCGATTGTCCTTCCTGCCAGGTATTTGGCTGAGATCGTCAAGAAGCTCTCGGGTCCGATCCACCTCCAGTTGATTGACGATACGACGGCCGATATCCGGTGCGGGGAGATCAAGACGAAGTTGAAGGGCTTCCCTTCCGATGACTATCCGAAGCTTCCCGTCATGGAAGGGAGCGAAACGCTTCAGCTTGATGCCTCCCAGTGGATGGAAATGCTGAAGCAGACCGTATTTGCCGTTTCGAAAAGTGAAGCAAAACCGGTCCTGACCGGAGTACATATTTCCATGGGGGAGGGGCGGCTGAAATCGGTTGCCACCGATTCACACCGCCTCGCCTATCGTGAAACAATGATTGATCAACAAATCGAACGGGCATGCATCGTCCCGTATCAGGCGATCGGGGAGCTCATCAAGCTGTGGGACGGCAAGACAGAGGCAGTGGAGGTGGCCATGAACGAGCATCATATCCACTGCCGCCTAGGTGAAACCAGCCTCTATTCCCGCTTGATTGATGGGAAGTATCCCAACGTATCTGGTCTCATTCCGGAAGGCGGTGAGACGCTCGTGAAGATGGAGACGAAGCAGCTGTTGAAAGGTGTCGACCGCGCGTGCCTCTTTGCCGGGGAATGGAAGAACCATAATGTATACATCACCATTCACGACGGAAGGATGAAGCTTTCATCTGCCGCCACACAGCTTGGGAATATCGAAGAATCACAGAAGATCATCGAGATCGAAGGCGCGGAGGAAATGAAGATGACCCTCGACGGGAAGTACTTGATGGAAGCGCTGAGATCAGTGAAGGAAGAGACCGTGACCCTGCAATTCGGGGGCATCATGAAGCCTGTGGTGATTCGCCCTGAAGGCAATGCCGCCCATCTTCAGCTCATTTCACCGGTCAGGGCCTACTAG
- a CDS encoding NUDIX hydrolase, which yields MNIVPNTIAVVSVTLTQGDQVFLIQENKPGISGKWNFPGGRIEAGEDIADAAWREVKEETGYSVQLTSTTGVYPFISEKGSRIVLFHFTGVVTGGSFRPAEGEIQDGKWMTLAELEAMDDADLREPATLRNIIDHMKNDDLYPVDLYAGLRPEVS from the coding sequence ATGAATATCGTACCGAATACGATCGCAGTCGTCAGCGTCACCCTCACCCAGGGCGATCAGGTGTTTCTGATCCAAGAAAATAAGCCCGGGATCAGTGGCAAGTGGAATTTTCCCGGAGGTCGGATCGAAGCAGGGGAAGATATTGCCGACGCTGCCTGGAGGGAAGTGAAAGAAGAGACGGGCTACTCCGTCCAGCTCACTTCGACGACAGGCGTCTATCCGTTCATCAGTGAAAAAGGCAGCCGTATCGTCCTGTTCCATTTCACCGGGGTGGTGACCGGGGGAAGCTTCCGCCCGGCAGAAGGGGAGATCCAGGACGGGAAATGGATGACCCTTGCAGAGCTAGAAGCGATGGACGACGCAGATCTCAGAGAACCCGCTACCCTGCGGAACATCATCGACCACATGAAGAATGACGACCTTTACCCTGTGGATCTCTATGCAGGACTGAGGCCGGAAGTGAGCTGA
- a CDS encoding serine hydrolase domain-containing protein codes for MNDPFHGLRSHMKTMKERMKASGAALVVMKDNRVVEEWYDGFHHGRTGARSIDASSRFNVYSVRVTYIALAAAICIEEGSIHLHDPLKDYLPGIPGEATVQHLLTRSTGLKWTEGRAEVVAPPGTVLEGKRPDLVAAIIQKATGQTIREILHERLIDPMGWTHTGWMGAAAENLVCDVSSLGYPTIRLGADDGTDRNLFVNARELAEWGNLHLNHGTLSGKRIIPEEMIRQVISPVHRSGQPSFGYFWWQKEGQGSHPQNELGATLPDGSFQIFGASGCACLVIPEYRAVAVRLFNSLYEGYDYLADIQGFGDEVMRGLRKGEC; via the coding sequence ATGAATGATCCATTTCATGGGCTGAGATCCCATATGAAAACTATGAAGGAAAGAATGAAAGCATCAGGTGCAGCCCTTGTGGTCATGAAGGATAACCGGGTCGTCGAGGAATGGTACGACGGTTTCCATCATGGCCGGACAGGGGCGAGGAGCATCGATGCTTCTTCGCGTTTCAACGTCTACTCCGTCCGCGTGACCTATATCGCCCTGGCCGCCGCCATCTGCATCGAGGAAGGATCTATCCATCTCCACGATCCCCTGAAGGACTACCTTCCCGGAATCCCGGGTGAGGCAACCGTTCAACATCTGCTTACGAGGAGCACGGGATTGAAGTGGACGGAAGGAAGGGCAGAAGTGGTGGCTCCGCCGGGCACCGTACTGGAAGGGAAGCGGCCGGACCTCGTGGCCGCCATCATACAGAAAGCAACGGGTCAAACCATCCGGGAAATCCTTCATGAACGGCTCATCGACCCCATGGGATGGACCCATACAGGGTGGATGGGAGCGGCCGCAGAGAATCTCGTCTGTGACGTGTCTTCCCTCGGATACCCAACGATCCGGTTGGGCGCCGACGACGGGACGGACCGCAATCTATTTGTGAATGCGAGGGAACTCGCCGAATGGGGGAACCTCCATTTAAACCATGGCACTCTGAGCGGGAAGCGGATCATTCCGGAAGAAATGATCCGGCAGGTGATCAGCCCCGTCCACCGGTCCGGGCAACCGTCCTTCGGCTATTTTTGGTGGCAGAAAGAAGGACAGGGCAGTCACCCACAAAACGAACTGGGCGCAACGCTGCCAGACGGCTCCTTCCAGATCTTCGGTGCCTCCGGCTGCGCCTGTCTCGTCATCCCGGAGTACCGGGCCGTTGCGGTTCGATTGTTTAATAGTTTGTATGAGGGATATGACTATCTGGCGGATATCCAAGGGTTCGGGGATGAAGTGATGAGAGGGTTGAGAAAGGGAGAGTGCTGA
- a CDS encoding serine hydrolase domain-containing protein, with translation MITLTNKITNLMKTYYVPGMGLTILDNQTISTLSLGLAQRDKESITEDTLFHACSISKFATSMLVLKLCHQGLLSLDHPVQDYLRSWSLKSGDGPVTLRHLLSHQGGIEDPEGSFGIHPGRPDMAQILNGETPACPARIEAVKPPNQEFIYSDAGYCIVQQVVEDVLDIPFETAIEEHLFRPLGMKRSMYEPTFPMTSGHEPDGSVMKDRIPHYPYAAASGLWSTPSDLMKLVKELFRSLNGEGILFSKEYAMDMISPQGAASWAGLGVFVDGEGNSKEISSLGWGEGFQSMMVAEPLEGKAWIIMTNGNTGIHQMNGLIGDVYRLLTT, from the coding sequence ATGATTACGCTGACCAACAAAATTACGAACCTTATGAAAACCTATTACGTACCTGGAATGGGTCTCACCATATTGGACAACCAAACCATTTCCACTCTCTCGCTCGGCCTGGCCCAAAGGGACAAAGAGAGCATAACGGAAGACACCCTTTTCCACGCCTGCTCGATTTCCAAATTCGCGACCTCCATGCTGGTACTGAAGCTATGCCACCAAGGATTGCTCTCACTGGATCATCCCGTTCAAGACTACCTGAGGTCCTGGTCGCTCAAGAGTGGTGATGGCCCCGTTACCCTTCGCCACCTCCTCAGTCATCAGGGGGGAATTGAGGATCCTGAAGGTAGCTTCGGCATTCATCCAGGCCGCCCTGATATGGCACAGATCCTTAATGGAGAAACGCCTGCATGCCCCGCACGCATTGAGGCAGTCAAGCCGCCAAACCAGGAGTTCATCTATTCAGATGCCGGCTATTGCATCGTCCAACAGGTGGTGGAAGACGTACTGGATATCCCGTTTGAAACGGCGATCGAAGAGCACCTGTTCCGTCCACTGGGAATGAAGCGAAGCATGTACGAGCCGACTTTTCCCATGACCTCTGGACACGAGCCCGATGGCTCCGTCATGAAGGACCGGATACCCCATTATCCGTATGCCGCGGCATCGGGTCTATGGAGCACGCCTTCCGACTTGATGAAACTCGTGAAGGAGCTCTTCCGTTCTTTAAACGGAGAGGGGATCTTATTTTCCAAAGAGTATGCGATGGACATGATTTCTCCGCAAGGCGCCGCATCCTGGGCAGGACTTGGCGTGTTCGTGGATGGAGAAGGAAACTCCAAGGAGATTTCTTCCCTCGGTTGGGGAGAAGGGTTTCAGTCCATGATGGTCGCCGAGCCATTGGAGGGAAAAGCATGGATCATCATGACAAACGGCAATACGGGCATCCATCAGATGAATGGGCTGATTGGTGATGTGTACCGACTACTCACAACATAG
- a CDS encoding 2'-5' RNA ligase family protein, with product MKKEYFIGIVPPEEYLERVQQFQNRWMGNVGVEPHITLKAQGGLSPDRKWLDEVKGVVSRFRPFSLSLGEPAYFGGIILYLTVHSPALFDLHREIVQAVSPSPEEIRQYFELEAFVPHLTLGKELYPSSIREGVGKTDLGVMEHQARSELVPYPRFDVTSIRVYELNTDKKQYEPLIDLPLRTV from the coding sequence GTGAAGAAGGAATACTTTATCGGCATCGTGCCCCCAGAAGAGTACCTGGAAAGGGTTCAACAGTTTCAGAACAGGTGGATGGGAAACGTAGGGGTGGAGCCCCACATCACCCTGAAAGCCCAAGGGGGACTATCGCCTGACCGGAAGTGGCTGGATGAAGTGAAGGGGGTGGTTTCACGCTTCCGCCCGTTTTCCTTAAGTCTCGGGGAACCGGCTTATTTCGGAGGGATCATCCTATATCTTACTGTCCATTCCCCTGCTCTCTTTGATCTTCATCGCGAGATTGTCCAGGCTGTGTCCCCTTCACCGGAAGAGATCCGGCAGTACTTTGAACTGGAGGCATTCGTACCGCATCTGACACTGGGAAAAGAGCTGTATCCCTCATCGATCCGGGAAGGGGTAGGAAAAACGGATCTTGGCGTCATGGAACACCAGGCTAGAAGTGAGCTCGTCCCGTATCCTCGTTTTGATGTCACCTCCATTCGGGTGTACGAATTGAATACGGATAAAAAGCAATACGAACCGCTCATCGACCTGCCATTACGCACAGTCTGA